The DNA region AGCATCTAAGCGGGAAACCCACCTCAAGACGAGATCTCCCGGGCCGCAAGGCCCCTAAAGACCCCCGGTAGACTACCGGGTTGATAGGCTGGGCGTGTAAGGGTGGTAACATCCTAAGCTAACCAGTACTAATAGGTCGTGCGGCTTAACCACTAATTTTCTGCTTCTGACAGATTCAGCTTTTCTGTGCACCTTGCTTATTCAGTGTCAAACATGTTCATAGGTTTCTCGGTGGCTATACCGGAGGGGTCACACCCGTTCCCATCCCGAACACGGAAGTAAAGTCCTCCAGGGCCGATGATACTATGACCGAGAGGTCATGGGAAAGTAGGACGTCGCCGGGATATTTTTAAGCCCATCATCCATTCGATGATGGGCTTTTTTTATTTTTCCACAAGAATCCTGAGGAGTCGCTCATAATCGGCTGAGCTTGAGCAGCATACGACTTGCAGTTTGAATCGGGTATGTGTATCATTGCTCCATTGCTCATCTGAATGCGGAAAAAAGAACAAGACGGTATGGCTGAAAAGAAAAACGATACTCCGGTAACGACAAACCGCAAAGCTTTCCACGATTATTTCGTCGAAGAGACCTATGAAGCCGGGCTTGCACTCCAGGGGACCGAGGTAAAATCCTTACGTCTCGGCCTCGCCAACCTGACGGACAGCTACGCTATCGTCAAGAACAATGAGCTGTTCCTGTTTAATGCGAATATAGGCCCTTATCCCTACGGCAACATCATGAACCACGAACCGCTTCGGACGCGAAAACTGCTCCTTCATAAAGAGGAAATTCGAAAATTGACCGGAAAGATTGCCCAAAAGGGTTACACACTCATTCCGCTCAAGGTCTATTTCGTCCGCGGGAAGGCGAAAGTCCTCATCGGCCTCGCGAAGGGCAAAAAAGCATTTGATAAGCGCGAGACGATCAAGGAAAAGGAATCGAAACGCGAGGTGGAACGCACGGTGAAGGAGAGGAGCCGTTGAGCCGTACTTATTAAGATGATTTCTGCTAAAATAGTCATGTTAATCCTAATCACATTTTAAACCAGTGTCCCGCATGCGTAGCACTCCTCGTCCCTGTCTCCAGGGCGATAGTTCATCCCGAGAAGGAGAATACTATGAAGAAGAACATCGTCGGATTGATCGCCACTATTATTATAGCAGCGCTTGCGGCAGGATCAGCCATTGCCGCCCCGAAGATCGAGGGGAAGGCTGTGGAGTACACGGCTGGCGGCGTGACCATGAAGGGGTATCTCGCCTATGATGCGAACAGGCAGGGCAAGCGGCCGGGAGTCCTGGTAGTGCACGAGTGGTGGGGACACAATGAATATGCGCGCATGCGGGCGCGGATGCTTGCCGAGATGGGCTACTCCGCCCTTGCGGTCGACATGTACGGCGACGGCAAGCAGGCAATGCATCCCGATGAGGCGGGCAAGTTCTCGTCAGAGGTCATGCACCATTTTCTCGACACGGGAAAGGCGCGGTTTGAAGCTGCCATGGACTTCTTGAAGAAGCAGCCCACCGTGGATCCTGACCGGATGGCGGCGATCGGCTACTGCTTCGGCGGCGGTGTTGTCCTGAACATGGCGCGTCAGGGCGCAGATCTTAAAGCCGTGGCCAGTTTCCACGGCAGCCTGGCCGCTGTCAAGCCGGCTGCGGCAGGTGTGGTAAAGGCCAAGATCCGGGTCTACAACGGCGCAGACGACAAGTTCACTCCCCAACAGGCGATCGACGCCTTCAAGAAGGAAATGACCGACGCTAAAGTGGACTTCAAGTTCATTAATTATCCCGGCGCGGTCCACAGCTTCACAAACCCTGATGCGACCGAGCTGGGGAAAAAGTTCAATCTTCCCATGATGGCATACAATGAAAAGGCCGACAAGGAGTCCTGGGCGGATCTGACGAAGTTCTTCGCAGAGGTCTTACAGAAATAACTGCGGAATACGAGAACCAACCTTCGGCGCTGGACGATCCGTCCTGCGCCTTCGTTATGTAAGGGATGGTTTCCCGCCTTTAGCGGACAAATGATTGTGATGTAACCTGCCAACTCTCTTATCCTTTCATGCACCGATAGGTCGGGTTGGAATTGTCGCGAAACCTCAGGCCCAAGATAGCGCGGAAACAAAAAAAGAGGCCGGTCATGGCAATCGAGAAAATCCAGAAGAGATTGCGTCAATTTGCGAGCAGGGAAAAGGCAAAGGTTCTCCGGGGGTTCTTCAAGACCGGTCCCGGCGAGTACGGAGAAGGAGACCTCTTTCTCGGCGTCGCAGTCCCGGACATCCGAAAGGTGGCAAAGGAATTTTGCAACACACCGCTCAATGATGTGCTGAAGCTGCTTTCATCGCAGCATCATGAAGAACGTCTGCTCGCGCTCCTCATGCTCACGCAGGTTTTTGACGAGGGCGACGAGTCCTTGAAGAGGAAGATATTCGGCCTCTATCTCGGGAACACCCGCTTTATCAATAACTGGGATCTCGTTGATATATCGGCGCCGAACATCGTCGGAGCCTGGCTTGTAGGCAGGAGCAGAAAGCCGCTCCACAGTCTGGCGAATTCACGCGACCTCTGGAAGCGGCGCATTTCGATTCTCTCAACGCTCGCATTTATCCGTCAGAACGATTTCAACGACGCGCTCATGATCTCGCGGATATTGCTCACCGACAAGCACGATCTGATCCACAAGGCTGTTGGCTGGATGCTCCGGGAGATCGGCAAACGTGATCGCCGCGTTGAAGAGGAATTTCTCATGCGCCACTACCGGCACATGCCGAGGACCATGCTGAGGTACGCTATCGAACGGTTCCCCGAACGGCTGAGGAAAAGCTACTTGAATGGCGTGCGGTAGGGGGGAAGGCGCAGACAAGACTTCCCGCGCGGGATGAAAAACTCATGAGGCGGTTATTGGCCTGCTTGCGTGGCTTTCTTCCCCTCTGGAGGTTGCGCTGTCCCGCTCATGTTCTTTTCGGGAGTCGGGGAATCGGACGCCTTCTGCTCAACCCGAGACCCGGGGATCTCCGCGGGCTTGTGTCGATTCGGCGAGAAGTTGGGGTCAAGCTCATAGGCCTTGTCAAAATTATCGATAGACTTCTTTCTGCTCGCTGCGTCTCCGGAGCGACCCTTCAGGTAGTAAGCATACCCGAGATAATAATAAGCCTCTGCATCGGGATCGATCGATACGGATTCCTCGAGTTCTTCGATGGCGGCATCGAGGTTTTTAGCCCTGAGTTGAGCGAGGCCCTTCTCGAGGTGAACGGCCGCGGCCTTAGTATCGAAGAGCTCCTCTTCAGCGCTTGCAACTGCAGTGATTGCCGAAAGAAGCAGGCAGATTACGACCAAGACCAAGGTTTTTCTCATCATCTCCTCCTCTTGTCCCGTCATGAATTCAACAATAACATAGGGCTGTCACGGATGTCAACAATACTGTCGCATCCGAGATGCTGGTAGACAAAATTGTCGAACAGTATTAAGGCTGCAGAGAGCGCCTAGAATCGAGCTTTTAAAGGATTAGCACGCGATCTCGCTCGACAAAACTTACCTTTTTCCCCTTCCGACATGCCGACTATCCGTCTGAAAACACGGAAAATCAGCATGCTTATAAATGGCATGCGAATTGTAATAAGGATAGGGAGCGCGAACAATGGACACTGCCATCCCCTCTCCTCCCCGGATGTCCCCCTGGCAGTGTCCGTTGTTCCAGCTTTTTTACGGCTGAGGAGGCTTCCATGTTCTTTAACTCATATAAATGCCAAAATATCGGACCTGGAGAACTTCATGATATGGTTCAAAGGGGGAAGGATTTTCTCCTGCTCGACGTGCGAACGCCCCGGGAGTACACAGGAGATGCTATAGAAAATTCCACCCTGATCCCCCTCCAGGAGTTGGAACATCGTGTACGGGAATTACCTCGGGACAAGGAGATCGTGGTGTATTGCCGGGTTGGCAACCGGAGCGCCTATGCCTGTTCATTCCTTGCCCGGCTGGGATATCGAGTAAAAAATCTTGAAGGCGGGATCATGCTATGGAACAGAGCTGGACTTGCATCAATGTCGAGGGTTTGAACTTGAGAACATGCCGGTTGGTCATCACAACGGCCCTGGTGCTCCTGCTGATGCTGTTGACTCTTGTCGTGGCGTCCTTCAGTTATGCCGCCGAGCGAGACTGTAGACATCGGCGGGCCAAGGAGCTGCTCTTCACGGGCCGGACCGTGGACGCGGATGAGGCGCTCCGGATAGGGCTCGTCAACAAGGTAGTTCCGCCGGACCAGCTCGACGCGGAAGCGTACCGGCTTGCGCTCAGGATCGGCGGCAACAGCCTGAGTTCGCTCCGCGCCGTCAAGATGCTGATGAACTTCGGGCTGAACGAGGGGTATGCGGTGGGCCTGAAGGAAGAAGTTACGGCGTTCAGCGAAGCGTTTAACCCGGATACGAACCAGTGGGAACGGCTCTAGAGAGAAGGTCCTGAAAGGGACGCTCCGGGGGCGCAGCAGGGCCTGACGAAGGCAATTAAAAAGGGAGAACGGCCGCAGGATGCAGATCGGCGGACCGAAAACAGAACCGAAAACAGAGAGGGAGGAATGAAAAATGGGGATCAGTGCGTGGCATGTCATGCGGGAAAAAATTCATGTGGGGCCAGACACAACAGCGCGGGAGGTGGCGATGAAGATCATTTCATCGGGACTTGCCGCAATGCCGGTCGTGGACAACAACCGGGAAATCCTGGGAGTTGTGTCGGAGAACGCGATTCTGGACGCGATACGTGAGGAGCGGGACCTGGAGCAGATCGCGGCGTCGACGATTATGGTACCTGCACCGATCATCACCGATGCGGACACCCCGACGAAGGAGCTCATCAATCTGCTCCTGAAGAGCTGCTGCTCCGTGGTCACGGTGGTGAAGGACAATAAATATGTGGGCGTGGTGAGCAGGCACATGCTCATGGACATCTTTACGTCGCCCCACTATACGCGGTTCGCGGCCAAGGACCGGAAGGCCCCGTTCGCCTGCAAATAGAATGATCATGGTTCCGGAGCCCGGGTAATGACGTGTGGACGAGGTATGTCCCTGTCAACCCGCGACTCCCCCGATCGGGAGGAGGTTTTGATGTACATCGCAGACACCAAGACATGGTACCTGGAAAGGCTGATCCGGCTTGTCGCCGGCATCCTCGTGCTCGGGAGCGTGATCCTCGGCTTCTCCGCGAGCAGCAAGTGGTTCTATTTTTCGGGCTTTGTGGGCTTTATGCTCACGATTTTTGCCTTGACAGGGTTCTGCCCGATGAGTATTATACTCCACGCTTTTGGGGCGCGGGAGCGCTGCGACGGCTAGATCGATCTTTTTTGCAAAGGAGTTTGTCATGCCATTCTATGAGTATACCTGTGAACAGTGCGGGAAGGATTTCGTGCTCCTCCAGTCGGTGACGGCGAAGGCCGAGGATACGGTGTGCCCCTACTGCAGCGAGAAAAAGGCACAGAAGAGGGTCTCCAAGTTCGCGTCGCCCGGTAGCGGGCATTCCAGCTGCGGCACCGGCGGCCATTCCTGGGGCGGCGGTTGAGGCATCTAGGGAATCCGCCGTGAGCGGATCAGAAATCCCAAGCCTGAGAGTCTGATGATTCTCAGGCTTTTTTTGCGACAAATCCCGGCATGGCACGCGGCGGTTCGGAGAGGCGGGCGCACAGCGCACACCAGGGAGATCTCCAAATTGTGTTTGAATGAACCGGGGGAGTTGTTCTATAATGCTTTGCAGGCAAGTATCTGAATTGCTTGTTCACCTCGGTGAACTGCGCGTCCTGTGTGGAGAATCGCCTAAACAATCATGGGTTCCGTTTCTCTCAAGACCTTTCTGAATCCCCGTTACTGGTACGCCTGGCCGGTGCTGGCGCTCATGGTCCTGCTCGCCTGGACGCCGCGGCGCATACTGCGGTTCCTGGGCAGCGGCCTGGGCACGGTCATCTCATGGATCCCATCGTCCAACCGCCGCTATGCCGAGCGGAACCTCGAATTGTGCTTCCCGGAGAAGAGCCCGGCTGAACGCCGGAGGCTGATGAAGCAGCATTTCCGCCTGAGCGGGTTCGCCACGCTCAGTCTCGGCGTGGCCTGGTTTGCCCCGCCGTGGAGGCTCAAGCGGTTCATCGCGGTCCGCGACCGTCACTACCTCGAGGATGCTGTGGGCCGCGGGAACGTTATCATGCTCGCCCCGCATTTTATCGGGCTTGATATGGGCGGCGCGCGTCTCGCGTCAGAACGCTCCCGGAAGTACGTCAGCATGTACCGCAAAGCGAGGGACCCGCTCCTGGAATACCTGTTCCAGCGGCGAGCTCGGTTCGGGTCCGTCATCATCGAACGGAACGCTGGCCTGAAGCCGATCATCCGGTGTCTCCGTGAGGGAAGGCCATTTTACTATCTGCCCGACCAGGACATGGGAGATCGCGCCAGTGTCTTCGTCCCGTTCTTCGGCATCCCTGCGGCGACCGTCACGGCGCTAAGCCGCATTGCCCTGGCCACGAATGCCGTGGTTGTGCCCTTTATCACGCGCATCCTCCCGAACGCCTGCGGCTACGAGGTACGGTTCTACCCTCCCCTCGAAAACTTCCCGACCGACGATCCCGTGGCCGATGCCACCCGCATGAACCAGGCCATCGAACAGTGGGTTCGCGAGATGCCCGAGCAGTACATGTGGTCCTACCGGCGCTTCAAGACCCGACCCAACAACGAACCCTCGCTCTATAGCAAATAGTTCGGAGCTTGGAGCTGGGATGCCGGCACAGTGAGGATGAACAGGGGTGAGCGTCCCGGTGAAACAAAACCGTCACAGGTTTACGTGATCGGTGCTTATGTGCATCGACGCGGGAGGTAGAATTTGCCTGTGCTTCGATCTCCAAACTTTCCTATGTCCACGTGGAAACTGCTCGATACGGGCGCAAATACCGGCGCCTACAACATGGCCGTCGACGAGGAGCTGCTGGCCCGTGCGCAGGCGGGCGACGCAATGCCGGTGCTTCGGTTCTACACGTGGGATCCGCCGGCGGTATCGATCGGCAGGTTCCAGGACAGGAAGTCGGCCGTGAATGCCGAGGCATGCAGGCATCACGGGTTCGAAGTCGTGCGACGCATCACGGGCGGCAGGGCGGTGCTGCACCGTCGGGAACTGACCTACAGCATCGTCGCCCGTTCGGATCAACCGCTCTTCCCGCCGAGCGTGCTGGGGACCTACCGGGTCATTGCCGCCGGGCTCGTTGCCGGGCTCCGGACCTTGGGGCTTTCCGCCGAGGCGGTCTCCCGGGAGGGCAGGCACGCTTCTCTCGTAAGGAAGCAAGCGAAGGGCCCCGCCTGTTTTTCCTCTCCTTCGTGGTATGAGATCGTCGTGCATGACCGAAAGATCGTCGGCAGCGCCCAGCGAAGGGTGAGCGGCGCATTCCTCCAGCACGGCTCGATCCTCCTGGACTACGATCCGGGTCTGGAAGCGGAGGTCATCCCCGGGGAGTGCGCGGGAGACGGAGTGACCTGCGTCAAGCGGGAACTCGGCCGGGAGGTCTCGACGGAGGAACTGAAAAAAGGCGTGCTGCAGGGACTCACCGCCGCGCTCGGGATTGTCATTTTATCGTGATCAGCTGTCCCAGGCTTGACGGATCGGCACCTTCTCTCTATACTCAAGGAAATATTGAGACTCGAGCGTGAAAGCAGGAGGGAACATGGCGTTCAGGGAAATGGGACCGGAGCTGATCCCGGACAACCCGTTTAAGCTGATCGGCAGGGACTGGATGCTGATCACGGCAGGATCACCGGAGAAGTTCAATTCTATGACCGCGAGCTGGGGCGGGTTGGGTGTGCTCTGGGAGCGGAAGGCGGCGTTCTGCTTCATCCGGCCCACCCGGTATACGTACGAGTTCGTCGAAGCCTCGCCACTCTTCACCCTGTGCTTCTTCCCGGAAAAACACCGCAAGGCCCTCAGCTTCTGCGGCAGCCATTCGGGAAGGGACCGGAACAAGATCCTGGAATCCGGCCTCAGGCCGGTCAAGGAAGCGGGAGTGGTCTATTTCCAGGAGGCACGGCTCGTCCTTGTCTGCAGGAAGATCTATTCCCAGGACATCGACCCAGGCCTGTTTCTCGATCCCTCCATTCAGGACATGTATCCGCAGAAGGACTATCACCGGATGTACGTCGGCGAGATCGTGAAGTGCCTGGTGGGCGAATAGGCCCGATGTTGCCGCGGCGGCGCGGGGACATGGGGATCCGGCCGTCTAAAGGGTCCGCGCTCCCGGGAGATCATCAATGGCTACGCACATCACCTCTCCGGCCGTTATCCGGGCCGTGGGAAACAAACCGAAGATCATCGAGGAATACATCGGCCGGGTGAACTCCAAGACCGGTGCGCTCAGCATCGCCCGGATGAAAAGTCCGGCAGGGTGGGTCGAGCCGGGGCAGACACCCGAATTTGATGAGTACACGGTCGTTCTTTCCGGCATGCTGCGCGTGGCGACGCAAAGCGACAGATTCGATGTCCGTGCCGGCCAGGCGATCATCACGCACAGGGGCGAATGGGTGCAGTACAGCACGCCCGGCCCGGACGGGGCGGAGTATGTTTCCGTATGCCTGCCCGCCTTTGGCGCGGAGACGGTGCATCGTGACGATGAGGACCAGCGCTGAGCGGGAGAGTGCGGACGGCGATCCCGACCGCTCGTGACGCGGACCGCACGTACCATCGAGATCCTCGTTGAGGGAATCATCTTTCCCTCGCTCCTCACCCTGTTCTGATATAATAGGAGAGAGTTTGCTTCGCGCGGCTTATCGTGCGGTCGATTCCGTGGCTTCCTTTTGTCCCGGGATGCGATCGCCGCAGGAACCATGAGCCCCGAAGCCGATGCCTGGCCTGAGATCCCGACATCCCAACATTGCTGCACAGGTGACCTGCATGCAGGAGACCCGAAAAGAGCCCCCCAAAGCGATTTATCTGAAGGACTATCGCCCTCCTGATTACCGCATCGAAACGACCAATCTCGCCTTCGAGCTGGACGAGACGCGGACCGTGGTCCGGTCAACCCTGGCCGTGTCCTGCAATCACGACCGCTGCGACGGCATCCGTCCGCTCGTGCTGAACGGCAGGGACCTGGTGCTCATATCCGTGAAGCTCGACGGACAGACCCTGCACGAACAGGATTACAAGCGCGACGCGGAAACACTGACGCTGCTGCCGGTCCCGGAATCGTTCGTTCTCGAGATCGAGACCGAGATCAATCCCGCCGCGAACACGGAACTGACCGGCCTCTACCTGTCGTCCGGCAACTTCATCACCCAGTGCGAGGCGGAGGGGTTCCGGAGAATCACCTACTACCTCGACCGGCCGGACGTGCTGGCGCGATTCTTCACGACCATCGTCGCTGACAAGACGAAATATCCCGTGCTGCTGTCCAACGGGAACCTGATCGGGTCGGGTGAACTCGGAAACAACCGGCACTTCGCCAAATGGCACGACCCCTTCCCCAAGCCGGCCTACCTCTTTGCGCTCGTCGCCGGCGACCTCGCGCGCATCAGCGATACCTTCACCACCCAGTCGGGACGGAAGGTGGACCTGCACATCTTCGTCCAGCACCATAACACGGACAAGTGCGGCCACGCCATGGAATCGCTCAAGCAGGCCATGCAGTGGGATGAGAGGACTTACGGCAGGGAGTACGACCTCGATGTCTTCATGATCGTGGCAACGGACGATTTCAACATGGGCGCCATGGAGAACAAGGGACTGAACGTCTTCAATTCAAAGTACGTGCTCGCGCGGCCGGACACGGCCACGGACGGGGACTTCCAGGGCATCATGGGCGTTGTCGGGCACGAATATTTTCACAACTGGTCGGGAGACCGGGTCACGTGCCGCGACTGGTTCCAGCTCTCGCTCAAGGAAGG from Nitrospirota bacterium includes:
- a CDS encoding enoyl-CoA hydratase-related protein, with the translated sequence MVITTALVLLLMLLTLVVASFSYAAERDCRHRRAKELLFTGRTVDADEALRIGLVNKVVPPDQLDAEAYRLALRIGGNSLSSLRAVKMLMNFGLNEGYAVGLKEEVTAFSEAFNPDTNQWERL
- a CDS encoding zinc ribbon domain-containing protein; its protein translation is MPFYEYTCEQCGKDFVLLQSVTAKAEDTVCPYCSEKKAQKRVSKFASPGSGHSSCGTGGHSWGGG
- a CDS encoding DUF2892 domain-containing protein, with translation MYIADTKTWYLERLIRLVAGILVLGSVILGFSASSKWFYFSGFVGFMLTIFALTGFCPMSIILHAFGARERCDG
- a CDS encoding lipoate--protein ligase family protein — protein: MSTWKLLDTGANTGAYNMAVDEELLARAQAGDAMPVLRFYTWDPPAVSIGRFQDRKSAVNAEACRHHGFEVVRRITGGRAVLHRRELTYSIVARSDQPLFPPSVLGTYRVIAAGLVAGLRTLGLSAEAVSREGRHASLVRKQAKGPACFSSPSWYEIVVHDRKIVGSAQRRVSGAFLQHGSILLDYDPGLEAEVIPGECAGDGVTCVKRELGREVSTEELKKGVLQGLTAALGIVILS
- a CDS encoding flavin reductase family protein, which gives rise to MAFREMGPELIPDNPFKLIGRDWMLITAGSPEKFNSMTASWGGLGVLWERKAAFCFIRPTRYTYEFVEASPLFTLCFFPEKHRKALSFCGSHSGRDRNKILESGLRPVKEAGVVYFQEARLVLVCRKIYSQDIDPGLFLDPSIQDMYPQKDYHRMYVGEIVKCLVGE
- a CDS encoding lipid A biosynthesis acyltransferase, which encodes MGSVSLKTFLNPRYWYAWPVLALMVLLAWTPRRILRFLGSGLGTVISWIPSSNRRYAERNLELCFPEKSPAERRRLMKQHFRLSGFATLSLGVAWFAPPWRLKRFIAVRDRHYLEDAVGRGNVIMLAPHFIGLDMGGARLASERSRKYVSMYRKARDPLLEYLFQRRARFGSVIIERNAGLKPIIRCLREGRPFYYLPDQDMGDRASVFVPFFGIPAATVTALSRIALATNAVVVPFITRILPNACGYEVRFYPPLENFPTDDPVADATRMNQAIEQWVREMPEQYMWSYRRFKTRPNNEPSLYSK
- a CDS encoding DNA alkylation repair protein; protein product: MAIEKIQKRLRQFASREKAKVLRGFFKTGPGEYGEGDLFLGVAVPDIRKVAKEFCNTPLNDVLKLLSSQHHEERLLALLMLTQVFDEGDESLKRKIFGLYLGNTRFINNWDLVDISAPNIVGAWLVGRSRKPLHSLANSRDLWKRRISILSTLAFIRQNDFNDALMISRILLTDKHDLIHKAVGWMLREIGKRDRRVEEEFLMRHYRHMPRTMLRYAIERFPERLRKSYLNGVR
- the smpB gene encoding SsrA-binding protein SmpB — its product is MAEKKNDTPVTTNRKAFHDYFVEETYEAGLALQGTEVKSLRLGLANLTDSYAIVKNNELFLFNANIGPYPYGNIMNHEPLRTRKLLLHKEEIRKLTGKIAQKGYTLIPLKVYFVRGKAKVLIGLAKGKKAFDKRETIKEKESKREVERTVKERSR
- a CDS encoding rhodanese-like domain-containing protein, with product MFFNSYKCQNIGPGELHDMVQRGKDFLLLDVRTPREYTGDAIENSTLIPLQELEHRVRELPRDKEIVVYCRVGNRSAYACSFLARLGYRVKNLEGGIMLWNRAGLASMSRV
- a CDS encoding CBS domain-containing protein — translated: MREKIHVGPDTTAREVAMKIISSGLAAMPVVDNNREILGVVSENAILDAIREERDLEQIAASTIMVPAPIITDADTPTKELINLLLKSCCSVVTVVKDNKYVGVVSRHMLMDIFTSPHYTRFAAKDRKAPFACK
- a CDS encoding cupin: MATHITSPAVIRAVGNKPKIIEEYIGRVNSKTGALSIARMKSPAGWVEPGQTPEFDEYTVVLSGMLRVATQSDRFDVRAGQAIITHRGEWVQYSTPGPDGAEYVSVCLPAFGAETVHRDDEDQR
- a CDS encoding dienelactone hydrolase family protein — its product is MKKNIVGLIATIIIAALAAGSAIAAPKIEGKAVEYTAGGVTMKGYLAYDANRQGKRPGVLVVHEWWGHNEYARMRARMLAEMGYSALAVDMYGDGKQAMHPDEAGKFSSEVMHHFLDTGKARFEAAMDFLKKQPTVDPDRMAAIGYCFGGGVVLNMARQGADLKAVASFHGSLAAVKPAAAGVVKAKIRVYNGADDKFTPQQAIDAFKKEMTDAKVDFKFINYPGAVHSFTNPDATELGKKFNLPMMAYNEKADKESWADLTKFFAEVLQK
- a CDS encoding tetratricopeptide repeat protein, which produces MMRKTLVLVVICLLLSAITAVASAEEELFDTKAAAVHLEKGLAQLRAKNLDAAIEELEESVSIDPDAEAYYYLGYAYYLKGRSGDAASRKKSIDNFDKAYELDPNFSPNRHKPAEIPGSRVEQKASDSPTPEKNMSGTAQPPEGKKATQAGQ